A portion of the Melanotaenia boesemani isolate fMelBoe1 chromosome 2, fMelBoe1.pri, whole genome shotgun sequence genome contains these proteins:
- the tmem11 gene encoding transmembrane protein 11, mitochondrial yields MASLGRRRGVPVSRERGVMAASDCYIVHEIYNGENAQDQFEYELEQALEAQYKYIVIEPTRIGDETARWITVGNCLHKTAVLSGAACLLTPLSLPAEYSRYVALPAGALSVACAALYGISWQFDPCCKYQVEYDSQKLSRLPLHTLTSSTPVVLVRRDDIHRKRLHNTIALAALAYCVKKIYELYAV; encoded by the exons ATGGCGTCGCTGGGAAGGAGGCGCGGTGTCCCAGTAAGCAGGGAGAG GGGAGTGATGGCGGCGTCAGACTGCTACATTGTACATGAAATTTACAATGGGGAGAATGCGCAGGACCAGTTTGAGTATGAGCTGGAGCAGGCACTGGAGGCCCAGTATAAATACATTGTTATTGAGCCCACACGGATCGGCGATGAGACGGCCCGTTGGATTACAGTGGGAAATTGCCTGCACAAGACGGCTGTGTTGTCAGGCGCAGCGTGCCTCCTGACACCGCTTTCTCTGCCCGCTGAATATTCGCGTTATGTTGCGCTGCCCGCTGGTGCCCTCAGTGTGGCTTGTGCTGCCCTCTACGGGATTTCGTGGCAGTTTGACCCCTGCTGCAAGTATCAGGTGGAATATGACAGCCAAAAACTCTCGCGGCTGCCCCTGCATACACTAACCTCCTCGACACCAGTGGTATTGGTACGCAGGGATGACATCCACAGAAAGAGACTCCATAATACGATAGCACTGGCTGCCCTGGCGTATTGCGTCAAGAAGATCTATGAACTTTATGCGGTATGA
- the natd1 gene encoding protein NATD1 — protein sequence MAQAIAFDANNSQIQVEHDKKRRQFVIRLNGSHDRAVLLYEYVGKKTVDLQHTEVPDAYRGRGIAKHLAKAAMDFVVEEDLKAHLTCWYIQKYVKENPQPQYFEHICQ from the exons ATGGCACAAGCTATTGCTTTTGACGCGAACAATTCTCAGATCCAAGTGGAACACGACAAAAAGCGTCGGCAGTTTGTTATAAGGCTAAATG GCTCACATGACCGCGCAGTCCTTCTGTATGAATATGTTGGGAAAAAGACTGTGGACTTGCAACATACAGAAGTTCCAGATGCTTACAGAGGGAGAGGAATTGCAAAACACCTGGCCAAG GCAGCCATGGATTTTGTGGTGGAAGAGGACCTGAAAGCTCACTTGACCTGCTGGTACATTCAGAAATATGTCAAAGAGAATCCCCAGCCTCAGTACTTTGAACATATCTGTCAATGA
- the LOC121657105 gene encoding myosin phosphatase Rho-interacting protein-like: MSKKQRWHETLVNKKTNKPTQKNGGKDLAALAVPACDGGKQTGSGATKTSVSCGRSSSLSSKGGDSTVTGSKFGGSRSSLSHQGGAGHQVNRQASHPSKPALRLRSSRSFSSLQATSLSAAPFMRSSRSLSRLDQRSTESDKTSGRSQVKKGQNTGKKILDSVRLSSSVEQFSSSCQPQTSSSSLVSTTTCHHHNIKEKKQTRDGVYSLCAMTSGMKRNLVQAVLKNVRPGLTHDTTSSLPEQKVDQLEEDSTGEWEEASQQQQPERTAIQQPEGEQSLVDLHSSSSLLPVSSAASPPPSPTSPSHQVEEGEGVHECQLPVETAQTGGIESSSGGKGSPCGSSASKVVLSNNEDFEEHSNRESENEQSLPQREATPQKDEQSASVNTTSECTEDNEALSFEQQTGQLVKEVRLLLHL; this comes from the exons atgtccaaaaagcAAAG GTGGCATGAGACGCTGGttaacaaaaagacaaacaaacctACACAGAAAAATGGAGGAAAG GACCTTGCAGCATTAGCAGTGCCTGCATGCGATGGGGGTAAGCAGACTGGCAGCGGTGCAACTAAAACCAGTGTGAGTTGTGGAAGGAGCAGCAGCCTCAGCAGCAAAGGAGGTGACTCAACAGTAACTGGCAGTAAATTTGGTGGCAGTAGAAGCAGCCTGAGCCACCAAGGCGGCGCTGGCCACCAGGTTAATCGACAAGCATCCCACCCATCCAAACCAGCTCTCCGCCTGCGTAGCAGCCGAAGCTTCTCATCCCTACAAGCCACTTCTCTCTCTGCTGCCCCATTCATGAGAAGCAGCCGCTCACTCAGCAGACTTGACCAAAGATCCACTG AATCAGATAAAACCTCTGGAAGGTCTCAAGTTAAAAAGGGTCAaaacacagggaaaaaaattcTGGATTCGGTCCGTCTGTCATCCTCTGTGGAACAATTCAG CAGCTCGTGTCAGCCACAGACATCGTCCTCTTCTTTGGTTTCCACCACTACATGTCATCATCACAacatcaaagaaaagaaacaa ACAAGGGATGGGGTGTACTCACTGTGTGCAATGACCTCTGGGATGAAACGCAACTTGGTCCAAGCAGTGTTGAAAAACGTGCGGCCCGGTCTCACCCATGACACCACAAG CTCCCTTCCAGAGCAAAAAGTAGATCAACTGGAAGAGGACAGCACTGGTGAGTGGGAAGAGGCCTCACAGCAACAGCAGCCAGAAAGGACAGCTATACAGCAGCCAGAGGGAGAGCAGAGCTTGGTTGATTTACACTCCTCATCCTCTCTTCTCCCTGTTTCATCTGCTGcttcacctcctccatcacccacaAGTCCTTCACACCAGGTGGAGGAGGGTGAAGGTGTTCATGAGTGCCAGCTTCCTGTTGAAACTGCTCAAACCG GTGGGATAGAATCATCATCAGGTGGTAAAGGATCCCCATGTGGCAGCTCTGCTTCCAAGGTTGTGCTGTCAAATAATGAGGATTTTGAGGAACACTCAAACAGGGAGAGTGAAAATGAGCAGAGTTTGCCACAGAGAGAAGCCACACCCCAGAAAGATGAACAATCAGCATCAGTTAACACCACCTCTGAATGCACAGAAGATAATGAAGCTCTGTCATTTGAGCAGCAAACTGGACAACTTGTCAAAGAGGTGAGATTGTTATTGCACttataa
- the LOC121657111 gene encoding myosin-11-like, with translation MELETLKRSQEEAREAELRRRVDLLAQQAQLLVTGDATALAQIHLQQDRQKFQEQQLEWERSMASLKSQLNISEEKRKETESHLNQLQQELEGQQSLQQEAEQLRKHLQEMSAQLRAYEEAQAEKDARLQKHLMLLQASQERERRSLAASLAQAEQHSQDLQDKLNRAEQQVDSLNKTQTWTREIEEAQRQLQEELACTVSAVQRLQEEREQLDHRCQELQSQLSEADREVSRLQERLKTEETHYYNLEHSYERACEELQVALSKVQQRESETQDIREGYDRLLDRKEQELTEVLLKMEVLGNSLEETEVKLSEAMKICTCTFSQLRDETSEYVEQKEEQQISEPFPLNKSRASMVDSFQLSENTNVNQVNSSDPHEHARSRSGSTEASNQYTSTEGDDAEKFMSVIQLLETKLFVTEEKLRDITQGLEEHQGHISCQDPHLCSQLTQSRATSQHLSLLLHSQAKQSQRFAQETENRCRMLVGRFQVALNIIQACRERIQATLVNIPDLERQLATVAACLQQGEKDAERVQHDSYNVSVEEGKILKDEKLAASERDILSKLTNTWSLHNIASAEKYLIRELFVVEKMVSFLQSQDGISHLASISRQSESDIAHSYKNIISERIVIKTRERMESGRLDCETDEALENIIGRVCVEAELIYAALKLQQHQSMTQESNQDMGLQREGLADISPSELAPYDEQVEIDSRGSGKASKLVEGEQSVDKLIKVKKERAWLERFISRLQRRAKFLRKVYQDICNDNSPVREDSVDITGDNASTADLNFFQEQVKLIYLSDRLYLDLEEEFQQSEMLQNKLQTLCDERDVNLMAEQEALNHTLYQLQEDNNALKEELELAEQNIISVETGNQKLLEDIQKIEDYHEERMQKLETKFHKKITELQQIHEEEMKQLHSYYSKSCVSKEKQSKHDTETPHVTDGLKDSSLSDQVVTERKTTEDLVEPDAVAMRKAYLQDLEKLQASCDQGFAAMEEMHRKLIRDLQQQHQKQVAELLKEKDQLLQEETAATMAAIVAMRRAHKQELERSKWSQHIRESADITELQMEYEKEIQLLHRELEVLSAQHTEKCLENSQLSQDLQEERKSVMHYQKENQELKKKQRDTDEMSELHGNQTHGAPQVNNYQMEMTLRAKEAEIQFLRQEARSLREQLEIAGMDKVYMQNKLKTLNTIDGSHQSVKDSKFATWSPSRDTPGHSLNDSVTTTSKSAFAKKTEKSSIMRQIRGIRSKSLKDGLSLHERLKLFE, from the exons ATGGAACTGGAGACACTAAAGAGGAGTCAGGAGGAGGCTCGAGAGGCTGAATTACGACGAAGAGTAGATCTTTTAGCTCAGCAAGCACAGCTGCTGGTTACAGGTGATGCTACAGCGCTTGCACAAATTCATCTTCAGCAAGATCGGCAGAAGTTCCAAGAGCAGCAGCTGGAGTGGGAGCGCTCTATGGCCTCTTTAAAGTCTCAGCTGAACATCAGTGAAGAGAAGAGGAAAGAGACTGAGTCCCATTTAAACCAGCTGCAACAGGAATTAGAGGGCCAACAAAGTCTCCAGCAAGAGGCTGAACAGCTGCGGAAACATCTCCAAGAGATGTCAGCTCAGTTACGTGCCTATGAGGAGGCTCAGGCTGAAAAGGATGCTCGGCTGCAGAAGCACCTCATGCTCCTTCAGGCAAGTCAGGAGAGAGAACGAAGGAGTTTGGCTGCCAGCTTGGCTCAGGCTGAGCAACACTCTCAAGACCTCCAGGACAAACTGAACAGGGCTGAGCAGCAAGTGGACAGCCTTAATAAGACTCAGACATGGACCAGAGAAATCGAGGAGGCACAACGACAGCTGCAGGAGGAACTGGCGTGTACAGTATCAGCTGTGCAGCGGCTCCAGGAGGAAAGGGAGCAGCTAGACCATCGCTGTCAGGAGTTGCAGAGCCAGTTATCAGAGGCAGACAGGGAGGTGAGCAGGCTACAGGAAcgtttaaaaacagaagaaacccACTACTACAATCTGGAGCATTCCTATGAAAGAGCTTGTGAAGAATTGCAGGTGGCGTTAAGCAAGGTGCAGCAAAGGGAGTCTGAAACACAAGACATACGAGAAGGCTATGACAGACTGCTAGACAGGAAGGAGCAAGAATTGACTGAAGTGTTGTTAAAGATGGAAGTCTTAGGTAATAGCTTGGAGGAGACAGAGGTGAAACTGAGTGAGGCGATGAAAATTTGCACCTGTACTTTTTCTCAGCTCAGGGATGAGACTTCAGAATACGTCGAGCAGAAAGAGGAACAGCAAATTTCTGAGCCTTTCCCTTTAAATAAAAGCAGGGCTAGTATGGTAGACAGTTTCCAGTTGTCTGAGAATACAAATGTCAATCAGGTAAACAGCAGTGATCCTCATGAACATGCAAGATCCCGCTCTGGATCAACAGAGGCGTCAAATCAGTACACTTCCACCGAAGGAGATGACGCAGAGAAGTTTATGTCTGTGATCCAGTTACTTGAAACCAAGCTGTTCGTAACAGAGGAGAAACTGAGAGATATTACTCAGGGACTAGAGGAGCACCAGGGTCACATAAGCTGCCAGGATCCCCACCTCTGCTCCCAGCTGACACAAAGTCGAGCAACTTCCCAGCACCTGAGTCTGCTCCTTCACAGTCAGGCCAAGCAGAGCCAACGCTTTGCTCAGGAGACAGAAAATCGCTGCCGGATGTTGGTTGGGAGGTTTCAGGTAGCTCTGAACATCATACAAGCCTGCAGAGAGAGGATTCAAGCTACTCTTGTTAATATTCCAGACCTCGAGAGGCAACTAGCTACAGTTGCTGCATGTCTTCAGCAAGGAGAGAAAGATGCAGAGAGAGTTCAGCACGACTCATATAACGTGAGTGTAGAAGAGGGCAAGATCCTTAAGGATGAGAAATTAGCAGCATCTGAGAGGGACATACTTTCTAAACTCACTAATACATGGTCTTTACATAATATTGCAAGTGCTGAGAAGTATTTGATTAGAGAACTATTTGTGGTAGAAAAAATGGTGTCTTTCCTTCAGAGTCAAGACGGTATTAGCCATCTAGCTTCAATATCAAGACAGAGTGAGAGCGATATTGCACACAGTTACAAAAACATAATCTCTGAAAGAATAGTCATAAAAACCAGAGAAAGGATGGAATCTGGGAGATTAGACTGTGAGACTGATGAAGCTTTAGAAAATATAATTGGACGAGTCTGTGTTGAAGCAGAGCTCATTTATGCTGCCTTAAAACTTCAGCAACATCAGAGCATGACTCAAGAAAGTAATCAAGACATGGGTCTTCAGAGAGAAGGTCTAGCAGATATCAGTCCCTCAGAGTTGGCTCCTTATGATGAGCAAGTGGAGATAGACAGCAGAGGTTCAGGGAAGGCCTCAAAACTGGTTGAAGGAGAGCAATCTGTTGACAAATTGATAAAGGTGAAGAAGGAACGAGCTTGGTTAGAAAGATTTATATCTCGGCTGCAGAGACGGGCTAAATTCCTACGCAAAGTGTACCAGGATATTTGCAATGACAACAGCCCAGTCAGAGAAGATAGTGTCGACATTACCGGTGATAATGCTTCTACAGCCgatttgaatttttttcagGAGCAAGtgaagttaatttatttgtcAGACAGACTTTATTTAGACTTAGAGGAAGAGTTTCAACAAAGTGAAATGTTACAGAACAAACTGCAAACTCTATGTGATGAGCGGGATGTCAACTTAATGGCTGAGCAGGAAGCTTTAAATCACACCCTATATCAGCTTCAGGAGGACAACAATGCActaaaagaagaacttgagcTGGCTGAGCAAAATATAATATCTGTAGAGACTGGGAACCAGAAACTCCTTGAAGACATACAGAAGATTGAGGATTATCACGAAGAACGGATGCAAAAACTGGAAACAAAGTTCCACAAAAAGATCACGGAGTTGCAACAGATCCATGAAGAGGAGATGAAACAGTTACATAGCTACTACTCCAAGTCTTGTGTTTCCAAGGAGAAACAGAGCAAACATGACACAGAGACACCTCATGTCACAGACGGATTAAAAGACTCATCTTTATCAGACCAAGTtgtaacagagagaaaaactacGGAGGACCTGGTGGAACCTGATGCAGTAGCCATGAGAAAGGCTTACCTGCAAGATCTTGAAAAACTTcag GCATCTTGTGATCAGGGATTTGCTGCTATGGAGGAAATGCACAGGAAGCTGATACGAGACCTACAGCAACAGCACCAGAAGCAAGTGGCTGAACTTCTAAAAGAGAAAGACCAGCTTCTGCAAGAGGAGACAGCTGCCACTATGGCAG CCATCGTAGCAATGCGGCGAGCCCATAAACAGGAGCTGGAGAGAAGCAAATGGTCTCAGCACATCAGAGAAAGCGCAGACATAACAGAACTCCAAATGGAATATGA GAAGGAGATCCAATTATTGCACAGGGAGCTCGAGGTGTTGTCAGCTCAGCACACtgagaaatgcctggaaaactctCAGCTGAGCCAGGACCTGCAGGAGGAGAGAAAATCAGTGATGCATTACCAAAAAGAGAACCAGGAGCTCAAAAAGAAGCAG AGAGACACAGATGAGATGTCTGAGCTGCATGGGAATCAAACACATGGTGCCCCTCAGGTGAACAACTACCAGATGGAG ATGACTCTGAGAGCGAAGGAGGCAGAAATACAGTTTCTCAGACAGGAAGCTCGTTCTCTCAGAGAGCAGTTGGAGATCGCTGGAATG GACAAAGTTTACATGCAGAATAAACTCAAAACCCTCAACACAATCGATGGAAGCCACCAGAGTGTCAAAGATTCCAAATTTGCAACCTGGTCGCCAAGCAGAGACACTCCAGGACACAGCCTCA ATGACTCTGTAACAACCACAAGCAAATCTGCTTttgcaaagaaaacagaaaaatcctcCATCATGCGTCAAATAAGAGGAATTAGATCAAAG AGTTTAAAGGATGGCCTTTCTCTTCATGAAAGACTGAAGCTGTTTGAGTAG
- the kcnj12b gene encoding ATP-sensitive inward rectifier potassium channel 12 yields MSVGRAHHHSFLSCEEGLRLSTMPAVGSFGNGKIHTRRKYHSRFVNKSGQCNIHFSNMDEKSQRYISDIFTTCVDIRWRYMFLLFSLAFVVSWLTFGLAFWVIGLLHGDMDSHGKDDTFVPCVTTVNSFVAAFLFSVETQTTIGYGARCVTEECPAAVFMVVFQSIMGCIIDAFMIGAIMAKMARPKKRAETLLFSHNAVIAMRDGKLCLMFRVANLRKSHIVEAHVRAQLVKPRYTEEGEYIPLDQIDMNVGYDKGTDRLFLVAPITVIHEIDEESPLFGISKQDLETSDFEIVIILEGLVEATAMTTQARTSYLPSEILWGHRFEPLIFEERNQYRIDYAYFHKTFEVPSTPRCSAKDMEERKFPTSSANSFCYENELAFISKDEEEDGDTDKEQNKCSSELTATEHDQPTSRRESEI; encoded by the coding sequence ATGAGTGTGGGAAGAGCCCACCACCACAGCTTCCTGTCCTGTGAAGAAGGCCTTAGACTGAGTACCATGCCTGCCGTGGGCAGCTTTGGCAATGGCAAGATCCACACAAGACGCAAATACCACAGCCGGTTTGTCAACAAGTCCGGCCAATGCAACATACACTTCTCAAACATGGATGAGAAGTCTCAGAGGTATATATCTGACATTTTCACAACTTGTGTGGACATCCGCTGGCGATACATGTTCCTGCTATTTAGCCTGGCATTCGTGGTATCCTGGCTGACGTTTGGCTTGGCATTCTGGGTCATCGGCCTCCTACATGGTGACATGGACAGTCATGGAAAGGATGATACTTTTGTTCCTTGTGTTACGACAGTCAACTCTTTTGTGgcagctttcctgttctctGTGGAGACCCAGACAACTATTGGCTATGGAGCTCGCTGTGTAACAGAGGAATGCCCAGCAGCTGTCTTCATGGTGGTCTTTCAGTCCATCATGGGCTGCATCATAGACGCCTTTATGATTGGTGCTATCATGGCCAAGATGGCAAGACCCAAAAAGCGTGCTGAAACACTGTTGTTCAGCCACAATGCAGTAATTGCTATGCGTGATGGGAAGCTTTGTCTAATGTTTAGAGTTGCTAATCTAAGGAAGAGCCACATTGTGGAGGCTCATGTGAGGGCCCAGCTAGTAAAACCCCGCTACACAGAGGAGGGCGAGTATATCCCCCTGGATCAAATTGATATGAATGTAGGCTATGACAAAGGCACAGATCGCCTGTTTTTGGTTGCACCTATTACTGTCATACATGAGATTGATGAAGAAAGTCCACTTTTTGGCATCAGTAAGCAAGATCTTGAAACATCTGATTTTGAGATAGTAATCATCCTTGAGGGACTGGTGGAGGCCACAGCCATGACGACACAGGCACGTACATCTTACCTTCCCTCAGAGATCCTGTGGGGTCACCGCTTTGAGCCGCTCATCTTCGAGGAGAGGAACCAGTACAGGATAGATTACGCCTACTTCCACAAAACATTTGAAGTACCATCCACCCCCAGATGTAGCGCCAAGGACATGGAGGAGAGAAAATTCCCAACATCTAGCGCCAACTCCTTCTGCTATGAGAATGAGCTGGCCTTCATCAGcaaggatgaggaggaggatggagataCAGATAAAGAGCAAAACAAATGCTCATCTGAGCTGACAGCCACAGAGCACGATCAACCAACTTCCCGAAGAGAATCAGAGATTTAA